The following coding sequences lie in one Spinacia oleracea cultivar Varoflay chromosome 1, BTI_SOV_V1, whole genome shotgun sequence genomic window:
- the LOC110797709 gene encoding probable inactive purple acid phosphatase 16, translated as MEGQNGKHKKFSVLVLVLLLPLISFVSVVVVKPSTGKNLQVRKGSTFKITIFADLHFGEDTWTSWGPLQDIHSTKVMSFILDQEKPDFVIYLGDVLTADNIPIANASLYWDQALSPTKDRCIPWAAVFGNHDDAHFIWPTEWFSDSGIPPLKCSSLISSSSGEDNCIFMGTTRLQLMNHDIGSSALSFSQKGPNNLWPSVSNYVLKISSSDDSESPVAYLYFLDSGGGTYPEVISTVQAKWFNSTAQEINPDSRVPEIIFWHIPSRAYKTVAPSGVINKPCVGSINKESVAPQEAEHGIMKALEARPSVQAVFVGHNHGLDWCCPYKKFWLCFTRHSGYGGYGNWTRGARVLEINEQPFSLKSWITMEDGSLHSHVFLSS; from the exons ATGGAGGGGCAAAATGGAAAACATAAAAAATTCTCCGTCCTTGTTTTGGTTCTACTCTTGCCATTAATAAGTTTTGTTTCAGTGGTGGTTGTTAAGCCAAGTACAGGAAAAAATCTTCAAGTACGGAAAGGCTCGACCTTCAAGATTACAATCTTTGCAGACTTGCATTTTGGTGAAGACACGTGGACTAGCTGGGGCCCTCTTCAAGATATCCACTCTACCAAAGTTATGTCTTTTATCCTTGATCAAGAGAAACCAG ACTTTGTGATATATCTAGGAGATGTTCTCACAGCTGATAACATACCGATTGCAAATGCAAGTCTGTATTGGGACCAGGCGCTCTCACCAACAAAAGATAGGTGCATTCCTTGGGCAGCTGTTTTCGGAAACCATGATGATGCCCATTTTATATGGCCAACAGAATGGTTTTCAGATAGTGGGATTCCCCCTCTCAAGTGTTCATCACTAATTTCATCATCTTCAG GGGAGGATAATTGCATCTTCATGGGCACAACCCGTTTGCAATTGATGAATCATGACATCGGGAGCAGTGCATTATCATTCTCTCAAAAGGGTCCTAATAATCTATGGCCTAGTGTATCCAATTACGTCCTCAAAATCTCATCGTCAGATGATTCAGAATCACCAGTAGCCTACCTATACTTCCTAGATTCTGGAGGAGGGACTTATCCGGAAGTAATATCAACTGTACAAGCAAAATGGTTTAACAGCACAGCTCAGGAAATCAACCCTGATTCGAG GGTGCCAGAAATAATCTTCTGGCACATTCCTAGCAGAGCTTATAAAACTGTGGCACCTTCTGGTGTGATTAATAAGCCTTGTGTAGGATCGATAAACAAAGAGAGTGTTGCTCCTCAAGAAGCTGAACACGGGATCATGAAGGCCTTAGAAGCTCGACCTTCAGTTCAG GCTGTTTTCGTAGGGCATAACCATGGACTAGACTGGTGTTGTCCTTACAAAAAGTTTTGGCTTTGCTTCACACGCCATTCTGGTTATGGTGGTTATGGAAATTGGACTAGAGGAGCTAGAGTACTCGAGATCAACGAGCAGCCATTCTCTCTCAAGTCGTGGATTACGATGGAGGATGGTTCTCTACATAGTCATGTTTTCTTGAGCTCTTGA
- the LOC110797710 gene encoding uncharacterized protein has translation MMDNSNYNNSNNNRVYWKKKPKEENFNGGSRSRSQNNNKRSSFGNGWEQQSVLSLEKKFCATVGGVSWKKVLDTQKYMFQDEKVINWKDSAVEEAFWNAKKRFWADILGHPCDIELPDPDIFIHEIDWDTNVDSELMLDLEKRDSDNFCESDHKYSGVVVGIPVVPEQYVLASMGWGDVEEKDPQSNNPDSLNNAEKGCSNNGWEDDHHHRGDNNNAEKGCSNIGWEHDYYDYRGDNNNAEKGYSNNGWEDGFVYVTNNMVNHEENNYYGGSTWNGYNNKSDHGGWNSSKLNISQFNHGNDRSFTGGYGSNRRGNFSNFNRPVVKWKPVSRQW, from the exons ATGATGGATAATagtaattataataatagtaataataatcgTGTTTACTGGAAGAAGAAACCAAAGGAGGAGAATTTCAATGGTGGTTCAAGGTCGAGATCACAGAACAATAACAAGAGGTCTTCTTTTGGCAACG GTTGGGAGCAGCAATCTGTTCTTTCACTGGAGAAGAAATTCTGTGCAACTGTTGGTGGAGTTTCATGGAAAAAGGTATTAGATACACAAAAATACATGTTCCAGGATGAAAAGGTGATAAATTGGAAAGACTCTGCAGTGGAGGAGGCTTTTTGGAATGCCAAGAAGCGGTTTTGGGCAGATATTCTCGGCCATCCTTGTGACATTGAACTTCCGGATCCTGACATCTTCATCCACGAGATTGACTGGGATACCAATGTTGACTCTGAGCTCATGTTGGACTTGGAAAAGAGAGATTCAGATAACTTTTGTGAGTCAGATCACAAGTACAGTGGTGTAGTTGTTGGGATTCCTGTGGTTCCTGAGCAATATGTATTAGCATCCATGGGATGGGGGGATGTTGAAGAAAAGGATCCACAGTCGAACAATCCTGACAGTTTGAATAATGCAGAGAAAGGTTGCTCGAATAATGGCTGGGAAGATGATCATCACCATCGGGGTGACAATAATAATGCAGAGAAAGGTTGCTCGAACATTGGTTGGGAGCATGATTATTATGATTATCGGGGTGACAATAATAATGCAGAGAAAGGTTACTCGAATAATGGCTGGGAGGATGGTTTTGTTTATGTTACTAACAATATGGTTAACCACGaagaaaataattattatgGTGGATCAACATGGAATGGCTACAATAACAAGTCGGACCATGGAGGTTGGAATTCATCCAAGTTGAACATCTCCCAATTCAACCATGGTAATGACAGGTCATTCACTGGTGGTTATGGAAGCAACAGGAGAGGCAATTTTTCTAATTTCAACCGTCCTGTGGTAAAGTGGAAACCCGTTTCAAGGCAATGGTAG